The sequence below is a genomic window from Thermoplasma sp. Kam2015.
TCGAGATCGTACTCTGCGTTGAAAATGCTGATGAAGCGCTGTACTTCAAAAAATTTGAGCCTGATTTCATAGCCTATGAGCCAAAGGAACTCATAGGAGGTAATATATCCGTATCGTCCGCAAAGCCAGAGATAATTGGTGAAATCGTCAAGATGTATGAAAGCACGAGCACATCTGTGTTGGTTGGCGCTGGCATAAAAACGGGGGAGGATGTAAGGCGATCCATCGATCTAGGAGCAAACGGCATACTCATTGCGAGCGGTGTGGTTAAATCTCAAGACCCTGCTAAATCGTTAAATTCATTAATAGAGTTAAAATAGAGGGGCTGAATGCCGAAGGATAGCGAAGAGCCCCTGGTTAAAATACCTGAATTTGACGAACGCAAATTCCTCTTCGATGAAAAGGAGAGGGCAAAATCAATAGTGGTTATATTCGTCATAGGGGCCATCGTCGGTACTATTTCGGGCTATATGCAGCTTCTGGGATACTGGTATCTTTCTCTGATTCTTATTCTGGTCGTGCTTCTCTTTTCAGAGTACATAATGAAGGGGCTGGGTGTTCAGGTCTCAAAGAAGACGAGCCATCGCATACTGCTCGTCGGTGAATTTCTGTTGACATGGCTGGTCTTCTGGATATTGGTGTTAAATCCGCCTCTTAACCACGTTTCCGGACCAGAGATAGCAAATCTGCAGATGTACAGCAGCGGTGTCTGGACTACGCCATTACAGAAGAACGGTGAATACTATATACCATACGGAGTTTCCGCTGTGGGATTTAGAGTCTATATGTTTGCCTATTCCGGTATAACCTCATATAAGGTGACTGAATATGAATCAGGATCCGGCCAGACTCCGGCTGTGATATCTTCTCATCTCTCTGACAACTATCTATACTTCAATATAACGAATCCTGGTTACAGTCATTCCTACGTTGTAGACATCTATGCCACAACCGTTGTGAATGGATCCAATCTTTCATCTCAATCATCATACACATTTCTGGCTGCCGAGGCCAGTTGATTGATTATTGAAAGGCTACGGGTTTGATCGAAGCAGTAAAACCCAGATCTTCAGCGATTAGACACACTTATATTCTCAAGCGGAAATATTTATAAATTGTCTTAACACATTCTCTCGTATCCTCAACGATAACCAAGTGGATGATAACTGAGTAATATCGATGCGATTCAAATTTGCGCCTGTGGAGATCCCAATATCAGATCTGTATGGAATATATCCATACAGGGAGATGTCTTTTCGATGAAAGGAAAAATCGAAGCTTCAGCTGAGGAGTAGCTCACAGTATTCCGCCATCGTTTAGATCAATTTAGAGAAATAATTGACCATTTTTAGATACCTATCGATGCCAGACCCGTACTGTGCAGCTTTCTTTTTGTAGCCATAGATCTGCTCCGGTAGTCCGGAAGATCGTGCAGCGTCCCTTATCATCGCTTTGCCCTGTCCGTCTCTGATGTGGTATGACGAATCGAAGGACATGGCAATTTTAACTATACTCTGATTGAGGTATGGCGCGATCACCTCTTTGCCATAGTATTCCGCAATTTTCTTTTCCCTTGGAAGCGTTCTATCAATGAGTTTCCTCCACTGATCCTCGTTGCTACCAGATTCTATAGTCCTTCTATATCCATAGAAGAGTTCATCAGCACCCTGGCCTGTGACGATGGTGTCATCATCGGTGGAAGAGAGAACTACAGAGAGCACAAGCTCATAACCGATCTCCGATCTTGTTATGCTCCCGTCTATGTTCTTCAGGATCTCAACATGATCTTCGAGCTTGACATCGTCCAGGTATATCTCATGCAGTCTGAAACCAAGGATATTTGACACCTCCTCAGATCTTTTTATATCATGCGAATCTCTGAAACCCACGGTATATGGATTCAGGTTATACCCGGAGAGATGCATCAGCAGAGTACTGTCCAGACCACCAGAAAATGCAAGCGATCCATGCCCCGGAATATTTTCTCTCAGTATATCTCGCAATAGCGAAATGGCGTCTTCGTATTCCACATCGAATAATTATGGACATAGTTAAATAGTTACCTATAATGTAGCAATGTGAATTACGTTCCAGATACTTCGGTCATAGTTGATGGTCGGTTTACTCAGTACATACAAGGCAAGGAGGACGCGAATGTACTGCTCCCTGAGGCGATGCTCTCCGAGGTTGAGCATCAGGCAAACGAAGGGCGTTCCATAGGTTTTGCTGCTCTTGAGGAGCTCAAGAAGCTCAGGTCCCTTGAGAGGGAAGGTAAGATAAGCATAGAGATAGTTGGTGAGAGACCGAGGGAATGGCAGATAAAAAGGGCCAAGAGCGGTGAGATCGATGAGATGATCAGGAGCGTTGCGCTGCAATATGATGCAATACTGGTCACAGGCGACAATATACAGAGGGACGTGGCCATAATAAAGGGAATAAATGTGGAGTACCTGCAGCCACCTGAGAAGATAGTCAAGAACATAGAGGAGTTCTTTGAAGATACAACAATGAGTGTGCATCTGAAGGCTGGCACGAACCCCGTCCTGAAGGATGGAAAACCCGGAAGCATAAAATACCGCAGACTTGACTATATACTCAACAGATCCGATCTGGAGAACATAGCCAGCAACATAGTGAAGCGTGGGAAGCTTGAGGCCGATTCCTTCATAGAGATGGATGCACAGGGTGCTACTGTTGTCCAGCTGAAAAATATAAGAATTGTTATAACCAGACCGCCATTCTCAGACGATCTTGAGATAACAGCTGTGAGGCCGGTTGTGAAGCTCGGCATAGATTACTACGAACTCGATGACAAGATAAAGGAGAGGTTGGAGAGCTCAGCCAGCGGTATCCTGGTTGCAGGATCTCCAGGAGCGGGCAAAAGCACATTTGTTCAGGCGCTTGCAGAATTTTTCAATGCGCGTGGAAAGATAGTCAAGACCATGGAGAGACCAAGGGATCTTGACGTCTCAAAGGAGATCACGCAGTATACTGAACTTGAGGGATCTATGGAGATGACTGGGGACATACTGCTGTTGGTCCGCCCGGATTACACGATATTTGATGAGATGCGCGTCACCAACGATTTCAAGGTATATGCTGATCTGCGGCTTGCAGGCGTTGGAATGGTCGGCGTGGTTCATGCGACGCGTGCCATAGATGCCCTTCAGAGGTTCATAGGAAGGATAGAACTAGGCCTTATACCGCAGATAATCGATACCATCATTTACATAAACAACGGACAGGTTGCACAGGTGCTCAGCACGCAGTATACGGTCAAGATACCCTATGGAATGACCCAGGAAGACCTGGCCAGGCCGGTAATAGTTGTATCGGATCTGATAACAGGCAAGGATCTATATGAGATATACAGCTTTGGTGAGCAGATCGTGGTGGTTCCGATCAAGGAAAGGAAGGAATCATCCATGTCAAAGCTTGCTGTCGATCGCATCGAAGATTACATAAAGCACGTAATAAGGAGCGATGATGTGGAGGTTAAAATGGTTGGTGACAGCCGAGCAATAGTACGCGTGGATCCAAAATTTATACCAAAGCTTATAGGCCGAAGCGGGAAGAATATAACAGAGATAGAGAAAAAGCTCGGCATAAAGATCGACGTTGAAGAATCAGGTTCATCCTCTGAAAGGCAGAAGGCCGGCGTGGAGATAAAGAACAAGATAATATACATCGATGTTGGTCATCCTAACAAGCATGTACGCATATACCTTGGCGAAGTTCCAATTCTGCAGGCACTGTCATCGTCAAAAGGTATAGTGAGAATCAAGCTGAGCACTGAGATAGGAAACGCAATATACAATCACATAAAGAACGGCGGCGACATCTTCTATTCCATCGATTGAAGTGGAATGATGGAATACGAGAAGGAGATAATAGATCTGATCAACGATTACGACATGCTGCGCGTGCTAAGGCACTTTACAGTGGCACATGTTGATTATGCCAAGAACATAACAAGATACACAGAGATCCCTCAGATGCGCGTCCGAGAGTATCTAAAGCGCCTCAAAGATATGGGCCTGCTGGATTATTACACAAATACATCAATTAAGCGAACAGAGGCGAAGCTTAAGAAGAGTGCAGAGGTGCACAAACATCACACCTATTATCAGATAAACAAGAAG
It includes:
- a CDS encoding asparagine synthase C-terminal domain-containing protein; its protein translation is MEYEDAISLLRDILRENIPGHGSLAFSGGLDSTLLMHLSGYNLNPYTVGFRDSHDIKRSEEVSNILGFRLHEIYLDDVKLEDHVEILKNIDGSITRSEIGYELVLSVVLSSTDDDTIVTGQGADELFYGYRRTIESGSNEDQWRKLIDRTLPREKKIAEYYGKEVIAPYLNQSIVKIAMSFDSSYHIRDGQGKAMIRDAARSSGLPEQIYGYKKKAAQYGSGIDRYLKMVNYFSKLI
- a CDS encoding PINc/VapC family ATPase, with translation MNYVPDTSVIVDGRFTQYIQGKEDANVLLPEAMLSEVEHQANEGRSIGFAALEELKKLRSLEREGKISIEIVGERPREWQIKRAKSGEIDEMIRSVALQYDAILVTGDNIQRDVAIIKGINVEYLQPPEKIVKNIEEFFEDTTMSVHLKAGTNPVLKDGKPGSIKYRRLDYILNRSDLENIASNIVKRGKLEADSFIEMDAQGATVVQLKNIRIVITRPPFSDDLEITAVRPVVKLGIDYYELDDKIKERLESSASGILVAGSPGAGKSTFVQALAEFFNARGKIVKTMERPRDLDVSKEITQYTELEGSMEMTGDILLLVRPDYTIFDEMRVTNDFKVYADLRLAGVGMVGVVHATRAIDALQRFIGRIELGLIPQIIDTIIYINNGQVAQVLSTQYTVKIPYGMTQEDLARPVIVVSDLITGKDLYEIYSFGEQIVVVPIKERKESSMSKLAVDRIEDYIKHVIRSDDVEVKMVGDSRAIVRVDPKFIPKLIGRSGKNITEIEKKLGIKIDVEESGSSSERQKAGVEIKNKIIYIDVGHPNKHVRIYLGEVPILQALSSSKGIVRIKLSTEIGNAIYNHIKNGGDIFYSID
- a CDS encoding DUF2250 domain-containing protein, which codes for MEYEKEIIDLINDYDMLRVLRHFTVAHVDYAKNITRYTEIPQMRVREYLKRLKDMGLLDYYTNTSIKRTEAKLKKSAEVHKHHTYYQINKKAEAVLKEITPKLYVRWLKQEELELLCSRKERKSRPDACAALLRMGIIDKCYDLTDLGREIFETARRMQVLKCDDRN